The DNA window TGCGATCCGCGTCAACCCGGCCATGGATTCGACGGTGGGCGGCAACCCCGAACTGCTGCGCGACGGCGGCGCCAATGGCGGCGCCTATGTCCACAATGCCGACGATGCGGCTTCCTATTCCGGCTTGCTCAACAGCTATGTGGAAAGGCTGGAGGAGCCGGTCTCCTTCGATCCGGCGGCCTCGCTCGGCACGTCGCGAAGCCTCATGGCCTTCTCCAGCGAGGCGATCGGCTGGCTGGAAAGCCTGCGGCAGGACGCCGCCCGCGGAGCGGAAGCGAAGGAGGCGCTGGCGATGCACACCGCCGCTTCGCTGTCCAACGAGACCGGTGTGAACATGGACGAGGAGATGGCGCTGCTGCTCGAGCTAGAGCATGCCTACCAGGCTTCCGCCCGGCTGATGTCGGTCATCGACGAGATGCTTGCGACCCTGATGGAGGCGACGCGATAGCCATGAAGGTTTCCTTCGTATCCACGAGCGCCATTTCGCAGACGCTGCGGTTCCAGATGATGCGGATGCAGGCGGATCTGGTGCAGCGCCAGGAGGAGGCGACGACGTTGCGCCTGTCGGACCCTGGCAAGGTTTTGGGAGCGCGCGCCGGCTCCAGCTTCTCCATGACGCGCGAGATCACGCGGCTTGAAGGCCTTATCGACTCCAACAGCCTGGCCGGCAACCGGCTGAAAGCCACGCAGGACAGCCTGACGCAGCTCGGGGAGATCAGCCAAGGCCTGCTTTCCACGCTGACGGCGGCGATGTCCGGGGTGAACGATACGGCGATCGTGCAGGCGGAAGCCAAGCGCGCGCTGGAATCCATGACAAGCGTGCTCAACGGCAACTTCAACGGCGAATATCTCTTCGCCGGCATCGACACGGACGTGAAGCCGCTGAACGACTTCACCGATCCCGCCTCGCCCAACAAGGCCCAGTTCGACGCACAGTTCCTCGCCTATTTCGGCTTCAGCCAGGACGATCCAGCGGCGGCGGGAATCACGGCGGGGCAGATCGATGATTTCCTCGACACCGTCATCGAGCCGAGCTTCATGGGCGCCGGCTGGCAGACGGCCTGGTCGAACGCCTCGGACCAGCGGGTGACGAGCCGCATCGCGCCCAACGAGACGGCGCAGACCTCGATGACCGCCAATGGCGGCGGCATGCGGAAACTCGCCATGACCACCTCGGTCCTCAGCGAATTCCTCGCGATCTCGCTGGGCGACGAGGCGCGCCAGGCGCTTTACAAGCAGATGACCGCGACGGTGGGCGAAGCCGTGCCGGAAATCGCTTCCGCGCAGTCGGAGGCGGGCGTCATCGAGAAGCGCGTCAAGGATGCGAGCGAGCGCATCTCGTCCCAGATCGACCTCTACAAGATGTTCGTGAACGATCTCGAAGGGGTCGATCCCTTCGAAGCGTCAACGCGGGTGAACGAGCTCCTCACCCAGATCGAGACTTCCTATGCGCTCACCGCGCGCATCCAGCAGCTCAGCCTCCTGCGCTACCTGCCGTAACAGCCAAGCGAGACGGGACACTTCATGTACCAATTTTCCTACAGCGAAATTCAGACCGACTCGCTGGCCGACGCGAAGGATCGCGAGCACCAGCTGCTGACGCGCTCGATCGATCTCCTCACCACCGCGCGGACCGCCGGGCCGCAATCGCGCGAGGCAACCGAAGCCATACTCTTCATGAACCGGGTCTGGACGTCGCTGGTGGAGGATCTCGGGCATCCGGACAACGCGCTGCCGAAGGAGTTGCGTGCGAACCTCATCTCCATCGGCCTGTGGCTCCTGCGCGAGGGCGAAGAGGTGCGGCAGGGCCGCTCGGACAATTTCGACGGGCTTATCGAAATCTCCCAGATCATCCGCGACGGTTTGCAATGAAGAAGACACTCAAGATCTCGCTCAAGCCGAATGAGAAGATCTATGTCAACGGGGCGGTGATCAAGGTCGACCGCAAGGTCTCGCTCGAGTTCCTCAACGATGTGCAATTCCTACTGCAGCAGCATGTCCTGCAGCCGGAGGAGGCGAGCACGCCGCTGCGGCAGCTCTACTTCGTCGTCCAGGTGATGCTGATGAGCCCAGACAATGCCGAGAAGACGCGGCAGCTTTTCAAAAGCACGCTCGGCAATCTTCTTTCCGTCTTCCGGAACGAGCGCATCCTTGCAGGCCTGAAGCACATCGACACGCTGGTCGGCGAAGGCGACGTCTACGAGGCGCTGAAGGCGATCCGCGCGCTTTATCCGCTGGAGGAGGAGATCCTGTCGGGGCAGCGCCAAAGCCCCGAAACGAACAGCCCCGAATTCAGCTTTGCACGCGCGGTGGGAGAATAGAATGAATGTCTCGACAGTGAATTCGGCCTCGCAATCCCAGCAGCAGGCCTCCGCTCCGCAGACCGTCGACTATCAGGCCTTTCTCAAGCTGCTCGTCGCGGAGATGAAGAACCAGGACCCGACGAGCCCGATGGAATCGACCGACTACGTGGCCCAGCTCGCCACGTTCTCGCAGGTCGAGCAGTCGGTGCAGATGAACTCCAAGCTCGAGCAGATCCTGGCGGCCTCGTCGCTCTCCCAGGCGGGCAGCCTCGTGGGGCGCGAGATCACCTCCGCCGACGGCACGGTGAAGGGCACCGTGGCCGAGGTGAAGCTCTACAGCGACGGCGTCGTCGCCAAGCTCGACAGCGGAGAAGAGGTGATCGTCGGACCCGGCGTGGTGATCCGCTGACATGAACGAGGCCGACGCGCTGGAAATCGCGCAATACGCGATCTGGACGGTGCTGCTCGCCTGCGCGCCCGGCGTCGTCGTGGCGATGGTCGTGGGCATCGGCATCGCGCTGGTGCAGGCATTGACCCAGGTACAGGAGATCACGCTGACCTTCGTGCCGAAGATCGTCGCCATCCTGCTCGCGGTCGCCCTGTCCGGCCCGTTCATCGGCGCGCAGATCTCGTCCTTCACGACCGTCATCTTCCAGCGCATCGAGAACGGGTTCTAGCTCTCCGCCTTCGCACAAGCTTCGGCCGGTAACGTGCCTTCCATGGAGGCGTGACATGGCATCGAGCGAAGGCGTTCTCGTCCCGGAGAGGGGAAAACACGGCCGCGATGTGGGCTTCGCGGTCGGCATCGTCATCATCCTCTCGATCCTGTTTCTGCCCGTACCGGCCTTCCTCATCGATGTCGGGCTCGCCTTCTCGATCGCCTTCTCGGTGCTCATCCTGATGGTGGCGCTCTGGATCCCGCGGCCGCTCGACTTCTCGTCCTTCCCCACCATTCTCCTCATCTCCACCATGCTGCGCCTTTCGCTCAATATCGCGACGACGCGCATGATCCTGTCCGAGGGGCACGAGGGCACGAACGCGGCCGGCTATGTGATCGGCGGCTTCTCCAAGCTGGTGATGAGCGGCGATTTCGTCATCGGCCTGATCGTCTTCCTCATCCTGATCGTGGTGAATTTCGTCGTCATCACCAAGGGCTCCACCCGCATCGCCGAGGTGGGCGCGCGCTTCACGCTCGACGCCATTCCCGGCAAACAGATGTCCATCGACGCCGACGTCTCGGCCGGCATCATCGACGAGAAGGAGGCGCAGCGGCGCCGGCGCGAGCTGGAGGAGGAGAGCGCCTTCTTCGGCGCCATGGACGGCGCCTCGAAATTCGTGCGCGGCGACGCGATCGCCGGCCTCATCATCACCGCCATCAACATCGTGGGCGGCATCGCCATAGGTTACGCCCGCCACGGCATGGATCTGGGCGAATCCGCCGACATCTTCACCAAGCTTTCCGTGGGCGACGGCCTCGTCTCGCAGATCCCGGCGCTCATCGTGTCGCTTGCCGCGGGTCTCCTCGTCTCCAAGGGCGGCACGCGCGGCTCGGCGGACCAGGCCGTCTTCGGCCAGCTCAGCGCCTATCCGCGCGCGCTCTTCGTGGCCGCGATGCTGCTCGGCGTGCTGGCGCTCGTCCCCGGGCTTCCCGCCTTGCCCTTCCTGGCGCTCGGCGGCGTCATGGCCGGGCTCGGCTATGTGCTGCCCAGGCGGGAGAAGCAGCGCGCCGACGCCGCCGTGGAAGCCGAACGCCAGGAACAGCTCGCCGCGTCCGAGGAGGAGCAGAACTCCGTCAAGGCCTCGCTCAAGACGGCCGAGATCGAGCTGCTCATCGGCAAGCAACTCTCGACGCGGCTCATCGCCTCGCACCAGGAACTCGCCTTCCGCATGAACAAGATGCGCAAGAAGTTCGCCACCCAGTACGGCTTCGTGGTGCCGGAAGTCCGCCTCTCCGACGATTTTTCCATCCCGCCCAAGAGCTACCGGATCAAGGTACACGGAACCGTGGTCGCCGAATACCAGCTCCGCGTGGGCGAGCTCATGGTGCTGCTCGGCGGCAGGCCCGCACCCGAAATTCCCGGCGAGGAGGTGAAGGAGCCCGCCTTCGGCATGCGCGCCTATTCGGTGCCGGAGATGTTCGCGGAGGACCTGAAGAACGAGCAGCTCTCCTATGCAGACAACATGTCGGTGCTGCTCACCCATCTTTCGGAGGTCATCCGCAACAACCTGCCGCAACTTCTCTCCTACAAGGACATGAAGGCGCTGATCGACCGGCTCGACCCGGAATACCGCAAGCTCGCCGACGAGATCTGCTCTTCCCACATCACCTATCCCGGCCTGCAGGCGGTCCTGAAGCTGCTCCTGGCCGAGCGCGTTTCGATCCGCAACCTGCATCTCATCATCGAAGCCATCGCCGAGATCGCGCCGCATGTGCGCCGCACGGAGCAAATCGTCGAGCATGTGCGCATCCGCATGGCACAGCAGATCTGCGGCGATCTCAGCGATGCGGGCGCGCTGAAGGTGCTCAGGCTCGGCAACCGTTGGGATCTTGCCTTCCACCAGGCGCTGAAGCGCGACCCCAAGGGCGAGGTGCGCGAGTTCGACATCGATCCGCGCCAGCTCGAGGAATTCGGCCAGGAGGCGGCGAAGGCGATCCGCACCCAGATCGATGCCGGCGAGCGTTTCGTGCTCGTCACCGCGCCCGAGGCGCGGCCCTATGTGCGCATGATCATCGAGCGCCTGTTCCCGACGCTCCCGGTGCTGAGCCATGTCGAGATCGCCAAGGGCGTGGAGATCAAGGTGCTGGGGGCGATTTCCTGACGGACATGCCGAGCCGCTGCGCACCCCCTCTGCCCCATACCATCGCCACGTCCGCACCGCGCGGCCATGATTGAGACGGCCGTCATCGCCGCCTTCCTCGCCTTCTGCCGGGTCGGCGCCTGTTTCATGCTGATGCCGGCGCTCGGCAGCGCCCGCGTGCCCATGCAGGTGAGGCTCTTCGTGGCCGTCGGCGCCTCGCTCGCCCTCCTCGCGCATTTGTGGGACACCATCGCGCCCCATGCAGGAGACCGGCCAGACAGGCTCTTCCTGGTCATCGTCTCGGAGCTTCTGATCGGCGCACTGATCGGGCTCGTCGCGCGCTTCTACGTGCTCGCGCTCCAGTTCATGGGCTCGGCCATCGCCATGATGATCGGCTTCGGCATGGCCGGTGGCGGCATTGCCATCGAAGAGAACGAGCCGCAGCCAGCGGTGGCGGCCATCATCTCCTTTTCGGCGCTGATGCTGCTCTTCGTGCTCGATTTCCATCATGGGGTCATCCAGGCCCTGGTGACCTCCTACCGCCTCGCGCCCATGGATGCCCTGTTCGATGCGCAGTCGGCACTCATCGACCTGTCGGACACGCTCTCGCAATCCTTCTTCGTGATGATCCGGCTTGGCAGCCCCTTCATCGCCTATGCCATCCTGATCAATCTCGCCTTCGGCTTCATCAACAAGCTCACGCCGCAGATTCCCATCTATTTCATCTCGCTGCCCTTCGTCATCGCGGGCGGACTTGTGCTTCTCTATTTCGGCATCGGCTCTCTGCTCGCGCTCTTTGCCGACGGCTTCTTCCCCACAACGATCGGAAGGTGAGCAATGGACAGGCGGCACCGGCTGGCGAAACTCCTCATCCTGCAGCAGCGGATCAAGGGACTGCACGAGGCGCGCCATGCCGCCGGTCTCAAGCAGGCTGCCGACGCCCAGGAAGAGGCGAAGACCCTCATGGAAAGCCTCGCGGCCCCCGACAGCGTCTCCTCCCTCTTTCCCGGCCTCTGGCACGAGCGGATCGGCAGGGCGTTCGCCAGGCGCGATGCGCATCAGGAGGAAGCCCGGGCGGAGATGGAGAAGGTCGCCGCGGCCAGCGCCCGCGCCGACATAGTGAAGCGCGCGCATCGCACCGCGCAGCAGCGACATGAGCGGAACGCGGAGGAACGCGCCGTGCTCGAGATCATCGAACGCATGCCGAAGCCTGACGGCTCCCAATAGACCTGCAAAATGCTCAGGCAAGTCTGCCGCAAGCTTCCCCTGCCATATTGGCTTTGTTGAAACGGATCATCGGTCGTGGCGATTTCACCTCCAGGCGACATCCTTCTCGAAGTGGCCCGCGCGGCCAGCCCGGAAAAGGTGCAGGCGGCCCAGGTGCGCCTGCGCGCCATCGCCGGCGCCGGCAATGGCGCATTCGACCACCACACGGCAGTCGAGGCCTCCGCCCATGCCGGGCAAAGGCTCCCTGCCGCTGCGGATCAGCCCGATGCCTTCGTGAAGTTCGAGGCGATGGTGCTGGAAAGCTTCTTCCAGACAATGCTGCCCAAGGATGCCGGCACCGCCTATGGCGAAGGGCTTTCCGGCGAGATGTGGCGCGGCCTGCTGGCCGGTCAGCTGGGCGAGGTCTTCGCCAGGCGCGGCGGCATCGGCATCGCCGGGCGCGTGCTGGGCGATCATTACCTCGAGGACGGAACGAAGATTCCCGTCGCCGGAGTTTCCTTCGGCCGGCAAGCCGCGGAGGCCGCGGAGCAGGCGGCCCTCTCTACAGCGCTGGTCGAGGAGATCGAGCGCCAGGCGGCAAAACCTCTGGCCGGCGGGGCACCGTCCCCGGAGAATGGAGAGTAGCAGGAGATGCGGAAACCGCCCATGCAAGATCTGATCACCAAGCCTGGTCCCGGTCCGGCCGCGGACGCGATCCCATCGGACGGACGAGGCTCCAGCCTGCTCAGCCTGATGGTTCGGATCGAGGACTGCATCGAGACCGAGACGGCGTCGCTGCGCGCGGATCCCCGTTTCGACATCAAGGCGTCGAACGCGCGCAAGGGCCGCCACCTCCACGAATTGACCAAGGCGCTCAAGGGAATGAAGGAGAGCGACCTCGATCCCGAGCACCGTGCGGCGATGACCCGGCTGCGGGCCAAGCTGGCCATCAACGAGGCAACGATCCGGGCTCATCTGAGCGCGGTGGGCGAGATCGCATCTCTTTTGCAGAACGTGATCGAGCGCGCGCAGGCCGACGGCACCTATTCCATGCACGAGTTCGGGCAGCGATAGGCCGATGTTCAAATTCGTCCTGGCCGCCATCTGGATCAGTGCCGCCACGCTCGGCGCCGTGCTCTATTCCTTCCAGATGTCGCAGGCGCGCGGCAATGCGGAGCCCGCACCGCCCTTCTTCGGCGGGCTCGATTATGTGCGCACCGGCGTGATGTCGGTGCCCGTCGTGAAGAACGGCCGGGTGGACGGCTATTTCCTGGCGCGTCTCGTCTACACGGTCGAGCCAGCCAAGATGAAGGCGCTCTCCCTGCCGGCGAACCTCCTCCTGCTCGACCAGCTTCACTCCTATCTCTACGGCAATCCCCAGATCGACTTCTCCGACAAGGAACACGTCGATCTCGACGCGCTGCGCGGCGGAATCCGCGACAGCATCAATGCACGTGTGGGCGACAAGCTCGTGCACGAGGTGCTGGTCGAGCAGATCGACTATCTCTCAAAGGCCGACATCCGCGACAACGCCATCCGCCGACGCCTCGGCCCGGAGCCGTGAGGACCAGTCCTGTAAGCGAAGTCACCTTCCGACCGGCAGCGCGGCTGTTTGGTCTTGAAAAGCAGCCTTCGGGCGGTATTGGATAGGACGGTCAGATTGGCCGGGGCGGATTTCCCCCAGGTACGACCGGCATAAATGGCATTATGCCGCTGCTGAAGCAGGGTTGACAGGACGAACGGCCTGGGGCTTTTGTCGCCCACTCGATCTTCACCCATGGTGACGAGATCTGGTCGACCATCGGAAAGGCGTTGTCTCACTCAATGACAATCATTCCCGCAATCATCAGCGGCGGAGCCGGCTCGCGGCTTTGGCCATTGTCGCGCGAGATGCATCCGAAACCCTTCATCGAGCTTCCGGACGGGAGCACGCTCATCGGGCGCACCTATTCGCGGGCGGCGCGGCTCGGCGGGGTGCGATCCGCCATCACGGTCACCAATCGCGAGCTTCTGTTCCTGACCTCGGACGCCTATGCGGAGGCGGCTGCGCCCGAAGTGGCGAACACCTTCCTTCTGGAGCCCTTCGGCCGCGACACGGCCGCGGCGGTGGCGCTCGCCACGGTCCATGCCGCCGCCGAGAACGGCCCCGACGCCAAGCTGCTGATCCTGCCTTCCGACCACCTCATCGGTGACGAGGCGGCCTTCGCCGCCGCGGTGGCGAAGGCGGAGCAGATCGCCACGGGCGGTCGCATCGTGACCTTCGGGATCGTGCCGGAGGGTCCCGAGACCGGCTACGGCTATATCGAGGCCGAGGACGGCAACGTCCTTCGCTTCGTCGAGAAGCCCGACCTCGAGCGGGCGAAAGAGTATGTGGCCAGCGGCCGGTTCCTGTGGAACTCCGGCATGTTCCTCTTCGCCGCCGGGACGATGCTGCAGGCCATGGAAGCCCACTGCCCCGACGTGCTTGCGGGCGCGACGACCGCCTATGAAGCCGCGCGCAGAAGCGAATCCGACCGCCGCACGGCGTTCGAGGTGGACCCGGAAGCCTTCGCGGCGACGCCGGCCATCTCCTTCGACTACGCGGTCATGGAAAAGGCGGAGAACGTCGCCTGCGTGCCCGTCGAATGCGGATGGTCCGACATCGGCTCCTGGGCCGCGCTGGCGGATGTCTACCCCGCCGATGAGCAAGGCAACCGCTCGGCCGGGGAAACGGTGTTCCAGGACGTGGAGGGCTGCTTCGTCCAGGCGCAGGACCGGCTGGTCGGGCTGGTGGGCGTTTCCGACCTGCTCGTCATCGACACGGCGGACGCGCTTCTCGTCGCGCACAAGGACAAGGCGCAGGACGTCAAGCATCTGTTCAGCTGCCTGAAGGCCCAGGGCCACGAGGCGGCCAAGCTGCACCGCACCGCCCATCGCCCGTGGGGCACCTATACGGTGCTCGAGGA is part of the Chelativorans sp. AA-79 genome and encodes:
- a CDS encoding flagellar hook-associated family protein, which translates into the protein MKVSFVSTSAISQTLRFQMMRMQADLVQRQEEATTLRLSDPGKVLGARAGSSFSMTREITRLEGLIDSNSLAGNRLKATQDSLTQLGEISQGLLSTLTAAMSGVNDTAIVQAEAKRALESMTSVLNGNFNGEYLFAGIDTDVKPLNDFTDPASPNKAQFDAQFLAYFGFSQDDPAAAGITAGQIDDFLDTVIEPSFMGAGWQTAWSNASDQRVTSRIAPNETAQTSMTANGGGMRKLAMTTSVLSEFLAISLGDEARQALYKQMTATVGEAVPEIASAQSEAGVIEKRVKDASERISSQIDLYKMFVNDLEGVDPFEASTRVNELLTQIETSYALTARIQQLSLLRYLP
- the flaF gene encoding flagellar biosynthesis regulator FlaF, producing the protein MYQFSYSEIQTDSLADAKDREHQLLTRSIDLLTTARTAGPQSREATEAILFMNRVWTSLVEDLGHPDNALPKELRANLISIGLWLLREGEEVRQGRSDNFDGLIEISQIIRDGLQ
- the flbT gene encoding flagellar biosynthesis repressor FlbT; amino-acid sequence: MKKTLKISLKPNEKIYVNGAVIKVDRKVSLEFLNDVQFLLQQHVLQPEEASTPLRQLYFVVQVMLMSPDNAEKTRQLFKSTLGNLLSVFRNERILAGLKHIDTLVGEGDVYEALKAIRALYPLEEEILSGQRQSPETNSPEFSFARAVGE
- the flgD gene encoding flagellar hook assembly protein FlgD, with protein sequence MNVSTVNSASQSQQQASAPQTVDYQAFLKLLVAEMKNQDPTSPMESTDYVAQLATFSQVEQSVQMNSKLEQILAASSLSQAGSLVGREITSADGTVKGTVAEVKLYSDGVVAKLDSGEEVIVGPGVVIR
- the fliQ gene encoding flagellar biosynthesis protein FliQ, producing the protein MNEADALEIAQYAIWTVLLACAPGVVVAMVVGIGIALVQALTQVQEITLTFVPKIVAILLAVALSGPFIGAQISSFTTVIFQRIENGF
- the flhA gene encoding flagellar biosynthesis protein FlhA, with product MASSEGVLVPERGKHGRDVGFAVGIVIILSILFLPVPAFLIDVGLAFSIAFSVLILMVALWIPRPLDFSSFPTILLISTMLRLSLNIATTRMILSEGHEGTNAAGYVIGGFSKLVMSGDFVIGLIVFLILIVVNFVVITKGSTRIAEVGARFTLDAIPGKQMSIDADVSAGIIDEKEAQRRRRELEEESAFFGAMDGASKFVRGDAIAGLIITAINIVGGIAIGYARHGMDLGESADIFTKLSVGDGLVSQIPALIVSLAAGLLVSKGGTRGSADQAVFGQLSAYPRALFVAAMLLGVLALVPGLPALPFLALGGVMAGLGYVLPRREKQRADAAVEAERQEQLAASEEEQNSVKASLKTAEIELLIGKQLSTRLIASHQELAFRMNKMRKKFATQYGFVVPEVRLSDDFSIPPKSYRIKVHGTVVAEYQLRVGELMVLLGGRPAPEIPGEEVKEPAFGMRAYSVPEMFAEDLKNEQLSYADNMSVLLTHLSEVIRNNLPQLLSYKDMKALIDRLDPEYRKLADEICSSHITYPGLQAVLKLLLAERVSIRNLHLIIEAIAEIAPHVRRTEQIVEHVRIRMAQQICGDLSDAGALKVLRLGNRWDLAFHQALKRDPKGEVREFDIDPRQLEEFGQEAAKAIRTQIDAGERFVLVTAPEARPYVRMIIERLFPTLPVLSHVEIAKGVEIKVLGAIS
- the fliR gene encoding flagellar biosynthetic protein FliR, which gives rise to MIETAVIAAFLAFCRVGACFMLMPALGSARVPMQVRLFVAVGASLALLAHLWDTIAPHAGDRPDRLFLVIVSELLIGALIGLVARFYVLALQFMGSAIAMMIGFGMAGGGIAIEENEPQPAVAAIISFSALMLLFVLDFHHGVIQALVTSYRLAPMDALFDAQSALIDLSDTLSQSFFVMIRLGSPFIAYAILINLAFGFINKLTPQIPIYFISLPFVIAGGLVLLYFGIGSLLALFADGFFPTTIGR
- a CDS encoding mannose-1-phosphate guanylyltransferase/mannose-6-phosphate isomerase — translated: MTIIPAIISGGAGSRLWPLSREMHPKPFIELPDGSTLIGRTYSRAARLGGVRSAITVTNRELLFLTSDAYAEAAAPEVANTFLLEPFGRDTAAAVALATVHAAAENGPDAKLLILPSDHLIGDEAAFAAAVAKAEQIATGGRIVTFGIVPEGPETGYGYIEAEDGNVLRFVEKPDLERAKEYVASGRFLWNSGMFLFAAGTMLQAMEAHCPDVLAGATTAYEAARRSESDRRTAFEVDPEAFAATPAISFDYAVMEKAENVACVPVECGWSDIGSWAALADVYPADEQGNRSAGETVFQDVEGCFVQAQDRLVGLVGVSDLLVIDTADALLVAHKDKAQDVKHLFSCLKAQGHEAAKLHRTAHRPWGTYTVLEEGDRFKIKRIEVKPGARLSLQAHHHRSEHWVVVSGTAKVVNGEREILLSTNESTYIPCGHKHRLENPGILPLVLIEVQSGEYLGEDDIVRFDDVYGRA